One segment of Manihot esculenta cultivar AM560-2 chromosome 4, M.esculenta_v8, whole genome shotgun sequence DNA contains the following:
- the LOC110613175 gene encoding LEAF RUST 10 DISEASE-RESISTANCE LOCUS RECEPTOR-LIKE PROTEIN KINASE-like 2.1 isoform X1, which translates to MNTETMSISVYLNSTIGEIVIFVFLLISQTCKGGDSNQCPPSSCGKNHNISYPFRLQTDPINCGDLRYELSCEKNLTVLNFNGGRYYVQSINYDNFTIRLVDAGVHPDNCSSIPRFPLITFEMFDTYSTYRYQWSETDERKWAKLRQPPELSQMIMFIKCQNPVKSPVYVETAPCLISSYVNIGDMKANDLMELCGVEMISLFPLFPAKKNMSFLEIHRQLAFGFQLSWHNIHCGQCDGGCYLDSREGIRCLYNDYWWNMLSGIIRLLVFFLELPFQYIAKFSLRLPDPGNSIFWNIIWLLVWTFVYLGMCFVARALCGAPCVIAFLIYKWRRRHLSGYETIEEFLQSHNNLMPIRYSYPDIRKITRGFKEKLGEGGFGFVYKGKLRSGKFAAIKMLGKSKANGQDFINEVATIGRIHHTNIVKLIGFCVEGSKHALVYEFMSNGSLDNYIFCQEGPISLSWEKLYEISLGVARGVEYLHQGCNMQILHFDIKPHNILLDENFTPKISDFGLAKLYPTKGSIASLTAARGTIGYMAPELFYKNIGRVSYKADVYSFGMLLLEIAGKRKNLNALAENLSQVYYPFWVYDQLSSGKLTIEDSSEEENILTRKMIIIGLWCIQMQPCNRPPMNKVLDMLEGDLKSLELPPRPVLYPVESMTIDEGESSSMSSEVK; encoded by the exons ATGAACACAGAAACAATGTCAATCTCCGTCTACCTTAATTCCACGATTGGAGAAATTGTAATCTTCGTTTTCCTGCTCATCTCCCAAACTTGCAAGGGTGGGGATTCAAATCAGTGTCCACCTTCTTCATGTGGGAAGAATCACAACATCAGTTACCCTTTTCGATTACAAACCGATCCAATCAATTGCGGAGACCTTAGATATGAGCTTTCTTGTGAAAAAAATTTGACGGTGTTAAATTTTAACGGTGGAAGATACTATGTTCAATCCATCAACTACGATAACTTCACTATCCGACTAGTGGATGCCGGCGTCCATCCAGACAATTGCTCCTCCATTCCTCGTTTTCCATTGATAACATTCGAAATGTTTGATACATATTCCACTTATAGATACCAATGGTCAGAAACAGATGAACGCAAATGGGCAAAGTTAAGACAGCCTCCAGAGTTGTCGCAGATGATTATGTTCATAAAGTGCCAAAATCCAGTGAAGTCTCCTGTTTACGTGGAAACAGCTCCTTGTCTTATCTCATCTTATGTAAATATAGGAGACATGAAGGCAAACGATTTGATGGAGTTGTGCGGCGTGGAGATGATTAGTTTGTTTCCATTATTTCCGGCAAAGAAGAACATGTCGTTTCTTGAAATTCACAGGCAACTTGCATTTGGGTTTCAGCTTTCCTGGCACAACATCCACTGTGGACAATGTGATGGTGGTTGCTATCTGGACAGCAGAGAAGGCATTCGATGCCTTTATAATGATTACTGGT GGAATATGTTATCTGGTATCATAA GACTTCTCGTATTCTTTTTGGAGCTACCTTTCCAATATATAGCAAAATTTTCTCTACGTTTGCCTGATCCTG GGAATTCGATATTCTGGAATATCATAT GGTTACTTGTATGGACTTTTGTTTATCTTG GAATGTGTTTTGTTGCAAGAGCTTTATGTGGGGCTCCATGTGTGATTGCATTTCTTATTTATAAATGGAGAAGAAGGCATCTATCTGGGTATGAAACTATTGAAGAATTCCTCCAGAGTCACAATAACCTTATGCCAATAAGGTATTCTTATCCAGACATTCGAAAGATCACTAGAGGTTTCAAGGAAAAGTTGGGTGAAGGAGGCTTTGGTTTTGTGTATAAAGGAAAACTTCGTAGTGGTAAATTTGCAGCAATAAAGATGTTGGGTAAATCTAAAGCTAATGGACAAGATTTTATCAACGAGGTTGCTACAATTGGGAGGATCCACCATACCAACATAGTAAAATTAATTGGTTTTTGCGTTGAGGGATCAAAGCATGCTCTTGTATATGAATTTATGTCTAATGGGTCTcttgataattatattttttgtcaAGAAGGACCTATTTCTTTGAGTTGGGAAAAGTTATATGAGATATCTCTTGGAGTGGCACGAGGCGTTGAGTATCTACATCAAGGTTGCAATATGCAAATCCTTCATTTTGATATCAAGCCTCATAACATCCTTCTTGATGAAAATTTCACTCCAAAAATTTCTGATTTTGGATTAGCTAAGCTTTATCCAACTAAGGGAAGCATTGCATCTCTTACAGCTGCAAGAGGAACAATTGGATACATGGCACCAGAGTTATTCTACAAAAATATTGGGCGTGTTTCATATAAAGCAGATGTATACAGTTTTGGAATGTTGTTGTTGGAAATTgcaggaaaaaggaaaaacctAAATGCATTGGCAGAAAATTTGAGTCAAGTTTACTATCCATTCTGGGTTTATGACCAACTCTCAAGTGGAAAGTTAACAATAGAAGactcatcagaggaggaaaataTATTAACTAGAAAAATGATTATAATAGGATTATGGTGTATACAGATGCAACCTTGTAATCGTCCTCCAATGAACAAAGTACTAGACATGCTTGAAGGAGATCTCAAAAGCCTAGAATTGCCCCCAAGACCTGTTCTATATCCTGTAGAATCAATGACTATAGATGAAGGAGAATCATCATCAATGTCAAGCGAAGTAAAATAG
- the LOC110613175 gene encoding LEAF RUST 10 DISEASE-RESISTANCE LOCUS RECEPTOR-LIKE PROTEIN KINASE-like 2.1 isoform X2 has protein sequence MNTETMSISVYLNSTIGEIVIFVFLLISQTCKGGDSNQCPPSSCGKNHNISYPFRLQTDPINCGDLRYELSCEKNLTVLNFNGGRYYVQSINYDNFTIRLVDAGVHPDNCSSIPRFPLITFEMFDTYSTYRYQWSETDERKWAKLRQPPELSQMIMFIKCQNPVKSPVYVETAPCLISSYVNIGDMKANDLMELCGVEMISLFPLFPAKKNMSFLEIHRQLAFGFQLSWHNIHCGQCDGGCYLDSREGIRCLYNDYWWNMLSGIIRLLVFFLELPFQYIAKFSLRLPDPGMCFVARALCGAPCVIAFLIYKWRRRHLSGYETIEEFLQSHNNLMPIRYSYPDIRKITRGFKEKLGEGGFGFVYKGKLRSGKFAAIKMLGKSKANGQDFINEVATIGRIHHTNIVKLIGFCVEGSKHALVYEFMSNGSLDNYIFCQEGPISLSWEKLYEISLGVARGVEYLHQGCNMQILHFDIKPHNILLDENFTPKISDFGLAKLYPTKGSIASLTAARGTIGYMAPELFYKNIGRVSYKADVYSFGMLLLEIAGKRKNLNALAENLSQVYYPFWVYDQLSSGKLTIEDSSEEENILTRKMIIIGLWCIQMQPCNRPPMNKVLDMLEGDLKSLELPPRPVLYPVESMTIDEGESSSMSSEVK, from the exons ATGAACACAGAAACAATGTCAATCTCCGTCTACCTTAATTCCACGATTGGAGAAATTGTAATCTTCGTTTTCCTGCTCATCTCCCAAACTTGCAAGGGTGGGGATTCAAATCAGTGTCCACCTTCTTCATGTGGGAAGAATCACAACATCAGTTACCCTTTTCGATTACAAACCGATCCAATCAATTGCGGAGACCTTAGATATGAGCTTTCTTGTGAAAAAAATTTGACGGTGTTAAATTTTAACGGTGGAAGATACTATGTTCAATCCATCAACTACGATAACTTCACTATCCGACTAGTGGATGCCGGCGTCCATCCAGACAATTGCTCCTCCATTCCTCGTTTTCCATTGATAACATTCGAAATGTTTGATACATATTCCACTTATAGATACCAATGGTCAGAAACAGATGAACGCAAATGGGCAAAGTTAAGACAGCCTCCAGAGTTGTCGCAGATGATTATGTTCATAAAGTGCCAAAATCCAGTGAAGTCTCCTGTTTACGTGGAAACAGCTCCTTGTCTTATCTCATCTTATGTAAATATAGGAGACATGAAGGCAAACGATTTGATGGAGTTGTGCGGCGTGGAGATGATTAGTTTGTTTCCATTATTTCCGGCAAAGAAGAACATGTCGTTTCTTGAAATTCACAGGCAACTTGCATTTGGGTTTCAGCTTTCCTGGCACAACATCCACTGTGGACAATGTGATGGTGGTTGCTATCTGGACAGCAGAGAAGGCATTCGATGCCTTTATAATGATTACTGGT GGAATATGTTATCTGGTATCATAA GACTTCTCGTATTCTTTTTGGAGCTACCTTTCCAATATATAGCAAAATTTTCTCTACGTTTGCCTGATCCTG GAATGTGTTTTGTTGCAAGAGCTTTATGTGGGGCTCCATGTGTGATTGCATTTCTTATTTATAAATGGAGAAGAAGGCATCTATCTGGGTATGAAACTATTGAAGAATTCCTCCAGAGTCACAATAACCTTATGCCAATAAGGTATTCTTATCCAGACATTCGAAAGATCACTAGAGGTTTCAAGGAAAAGTTGGGTGAAGGAGGCTTTGGTTTTGTGTATAAAGGAAAACTTCGTAGTGGTAAATTTGCAGCAATAAAGATGTTGGGTAAATCTAAAGCTAATGGACAAGATTTTATCAACGAGGTTGCTACAATTGGGAGGATCCACCATACCAACATAGTAAAATTAATTGGTTTTTGCGTTGAGGGATCAAAGCATGCTCTTGTATATGAATTTATGTCTAATGGGTCTcttgataattatattttttgtcaAGAAGGACCTATTTCTTTGAGTTGGGAAAAGTTATATGAGATATCTCTTGGAGTGGCACGAGGCGTTGAGTATCTACATCAAGGTTGCAATATGCAAATCCTTCATTTTGATATCAAGCCTCATAACATCCTTCTTGATGAAAATTTCACTCCAAAAATTTCTGATTTTGGATTAGCTAAGCTTTATCCAACTAAGGGAAGCATTGCATCTCTTACAGCTGCAAGAGGAACAATTGGATACATGGCACCAGAGTTATTCTACAAAAATATTGGGCGTGTTTCATATAAAGCAGATGTATACAGTTTTGGAATGTTGTTGTTGGAAATTgcaggaaaaaggaaaaacctAAATGCATTGGCAGAAAATTTGAGTCAAGTTTACTATCCATTCTGGGTTTATGACCAACTCTCAAGTGGAAAGTTAACAATAGAAGactcatcagaggaggaaaataTATTAACTAGAAAAATGATTATAATAGGATTATGGTGTATACAGATGCAACCTTGTAATCGTCCTCCAATGAACAAAGTACTAGACATGCTTGAAGGAGATCTCAAAAGCCTAGAATTGCCCCCAAGACCTGTTCTATATCCTGTAGAATCAATGACTATAGATGAAGGAGAATCATCATCAATGTCAAGCGAAGTAAAATAG
- the LOC122723490 gene encoding rust resistance kinase Lr10-like yields the protein MNVSLTSLLWLIVFLADHGLCFEDCNTTRCGSYGPAVRFPFRIRGRQPRHCGYPQPEFHLSCSAKNDTVLELTTSWKLFIQKIDYKSQVIYANDTEGCLPKGLLNFNISLSPFHFMGDSYERTLFNCSSSGGCESYPQIPCLSSPQYQVCAVYSGRSVGDLDLLSCTKIRDIPYDYLYSEESIIGLRWVNPKCTPCEVKGKYCRLNTNSTWSETQCYGRLKPRKGQSTKFIETGGILGSLLLVVASILLYRKYRFNKTEREYQSKIENFLDDYKSFKPTRYSYDDIKRMTNQFKDELGQGAYGTVYRGKLSDEILVAVKVLNSSTGNGEDFVNEVGTIGKIHHVNVVRLVGFCADGFRRALVYEYLPNDTLQKFISSADTKNHFLGWKRLKDIALGIAKGIEYLHQGCDQRILHFDIKPHNILLDHDFNPKVSDFGLAKLCAKDQSAVSMTTARGTIGYIAPEVFSRNFGNVSYKSDVYSFGMLVLEMVGGRKIVDVTEENDEQIYFPEWIYNLLEEGEDLRFEIEEEGDDKIAKKLAIVGLWCIQWNPTDRPSMKVAVHMLEREGENLPIPPNPFSSAVPTRMNARRTRRQLHQELEAISEAE from the exons ATGAACGTTTCTTTGACTTCCTTGTTGTGGTTGATTGTATTCCTTGCAGATCATGGATTATGTTTTGAAGATTGCAACACAACGAGATGTGGGAGCTACGGCCCAGCCGTCCGGTTTCCGTTCCGAATCAGAGGCAGGCAACCACGCCACTGTGGCTATCCTCAACCTGAGTTTCACCTTTCTTGCTCTGCGAAGAATGACACCGTTCTGGAGCTGACTACTTCATGGAAACTCTTCATCCAGAAAATTGACTATAAATCTCAAGTTATTTATGCTAATGATACAGAGGGTTGCCTTCCAAAAGGGCTTTTGAATTTCAATATTTCTCTTTCTCCCTTCCATTTTATGGGGGATAGTTATGAACGCACCTTATTCAATTGCTCTTCAAGCGGAGGTTGTGAGTCTTATCCCCAAATCCCATGTCTCAGTAGTCCACAATATCAAGTCTGTGCAGTTTATTCCGGTCGCTCTGTTGGTGACTTGGACCTTTTGTCTTGCACTAAAATACGTGACATTCCATATGATTATCTCTATTCCGAGGAAAGTATTATTGGTTTGAGATGGGTCAATCCCAAGTGTACACCTTGTGAAGTTAAAGGCAAGTACTGCAGATTGAACACCAACAGTACTTGGTCTGAAACTCAATGCTACGGCAGGCTCAAGCCACGCAAAG GGCAATCAACCAAATTTATAGAAACAG GTGGAATCCTAGGTTCACTTCTTCTTGTAGTAGCATCCATTCTACTCTACCGCAAATACAGGTTCAACAAAACAGAAAGAGAATATCAGTCCaagattgaaaattttttagatGACTACAAATCCTTCAAGCCTACTAGATATTCCTATGATGATATTAAGCGGATGACTAACCAATTCAAAGACGAATTAGGCCAAGGAGCTTATGGAACTGTGTACAGAGGAAAGCTATCAGACGAAATTCTGGTAGCTGTTAAAGTCCTCAACAGCTCCACAGGAAATGGAGAGGATTTCGTCAATGAAGTTGGAACTATAGGTAAAATCCACCATGTCAACGTGGTTCGCTTGGTTGGATTCTGCGCTGACGGGTTTCGAAGGGCTCTAGTTTACGAGTACTTGCCAAATGATACCCTACAAAAGTTCATCTCTTCGGCAGACACCAAGAACCATTTCCTTGGCTGGAAAAGGCTGAAAGATATTGCTCTTGGAATTGCTAAAGGAATTGAATATCTTCATCAAGGGTGTGATCAGAGAATCCTCCATTTCGATATCAAACCACACAACATCTTGCTTGATCATGACTTCAATCCCAAGGTCTCAGATTTTGGATTGGCTAAGTTATGTGCTAAGGATCAGAGTGCAGTGTCCATGACAACAGCTAGAGGGACCATTGGCTATATTGCACCTGAAGTGTTCTCAAGGAACTTTGGTAATGTATCCTACAAGTCAGATGTTTACAGCTTTGGGATGTTAGTGTTAGAAATGGTCGGAGGAAGGAAAATCGTCGATGTAACAGAAGAAAATGATGAGCAAATATACTTCCCGGAATGGATTTATAATCTcttagaagaaggagaagatctTAGGTTCGAGATCGAGGAAGAGGGAGATGATAAAATTGCAAAGAAACTTGCAATTGTGGGACTCTGGTGCATTCAATGGAACCCAACAGATCGGCCTTCAATGAAAGTTGCAGTTCATATGTTGGAAAGGGAAGGAGAGAATCTACCAATACCTCCCAACCCATTTAGCTCTGCAGTTCCAACAAGAATGAATGCAAGAAGAACAAGGAGACAGCTTCACCAAGAGTTGGAGGCCATCTCAGAAGCAGAGTAA